The proteins below come from a single Malus domestica chromosome 03, GDT2T_hap1 genomic window:
- the LOC103427676 gene encoding uncharacterized protein, whose translation MARTSLVSSSLCFAVLISCLGLIFLVNFDLFFAFLVTISILSTILLLANTNKRLVILDEKPVGTGNLPGGQENLPDAEQVREQLLVRKDVKISKSDQQLTTSSSNVDMELLYSLAQEAEGEKDVVKGLHQLVETLTETAQQSDQVEILDSPSEISDNLDEKFEVSDDCSVSDDEEEDSLIEIPLQSNLQQGVKEVLGDMSEMNEEENLIEIDISMGSIKFPRFQREIIQA comes from the coding sequence ATGGCTAGGACTTCATTAGTCAGTTCCTCATTGTGTTTTGCTGTCCTAATTTCTTGCCTAGGTCTCATTTTCTTGGTGAACTTTGACTTGTTCTTCGCTTTCCTTGTTACAATTTCTATCCTCTCAACTATTTTGCTCCTCGCCAACACAAATAAAAGGCTGGTTATTTTGGACGAGAAACCAGTCGGGACTGGGAATCTCCCCGGCGGCCAAGAAAACCTGCCGGATGCGGAGCAAGTTAGAGAGCAGCTGCTAGTTCGTAAAGATGTCAAGATTTCAAAGTCGGACCAGCAACTCACTACTAGTTCTTCCAACGTCGACATGGAATTGTTGTATTCTCTAGCACAAGAAGCAGAAGGTGAAAAAGACGTTGTAAAAGGGCTTCATCAACTGGTGGAGACTCTCACAGAAACTGCCCAACAAAGTGACCAAGTTGAAATTTTGGATTCACCATCAGAAATAAGTGATAATTTGGATGAAAAGTTTGAAGTTTCTGATGATTGTTCAGTCTctgatgatgaagaagaagatagcCTCATTGAGATTCCGCTGCAGTCAAATTTGCAACAAGGTGTGAAAGAGGTGTTGGGAGATATGAGTGAGATGAATGAAGAAGAAAATCTGATTGAGATTGACATTTCAATGGGCTCCATCAAGTTTCCAAGGTTTCAGAGAGAGATTATTCAAGCATGA
- the LOC103418968 gene encoding meiotic recombination protein SPO11-1 isoform X2, producing the protein MGLRGISITCILLYFQVSVGKGYCQCSSVHTCCGERIRGVAILIFPQEGKESPSNLKWEFLGLLVDTLHLPIYCLVDCDPYGFDILSMYRFGSMQMAYDAKFLRVPEVLWLGAFPFGLRQVRSSTTVSPSFDDKRKTEAMLLRCYLQNEAPPQWRLELQLMLERGVKFELEALSVHELNYLSEVYIPSKLQGGVHI; encoded by the exons ATGGGTCTAAGAGGGATATCTATTACATGCATCCTTCTATATTTTCAG GTGTCTGTAGGAAAGGG ATATTGTCAGTGTAGCTCAGTACATACTTGTTGTGGAGAAAGAATCAG GGGCGTGGCTATCCTGATATTCCCACAAGAAGGTAAAGAGTCCCCTTCAAACTTAAAATGGGA GTTTTTGGGGCTTCTTGTTGATACTCTGCATCTCCCTATCTATTGCTTGGTAGATTGTGATCCGTATGGTTTTGACATCCTCTCGATGTATCGGTTTGGTTCTATG CAAATGGCCTATGATGCAAAATTTCTACGCGTCCCCGAGGTACTCTGGCTTGGAGCCTTCCCTTTCGGACTCAGACAAGTACGGTCTTCCACAACAGTGTCTCCTTCCTTTGACG ACAAGAGGAAAACGGAGGCCATGCTACTTCGATGCTACTTACAGAATGAAGCGCCGCCACAGTGGAG ATTGGAGCTACAGTTGATGCTGGAAAGAGGAGTGAAGTTTGAGTTAGAAGCGTTGTCTGTGCACGAACTTAACTATTTGTCGGAGGTGTACATACCATCTAAACTTCAAGGTGGAGTCCACATCTAA
- the LOC103418968 gene encoding meiotic recombination protein SPO11-1 isoform X1: MHPSIFSDQSVVDRAINDICILLHCSRHNLNVVSVGKGYCQCSSVHTCCGERIRGVAILIFPQEGKESPSNLKWEFLGLLVDTLHLPIYCLVDCDPYGFDILSMYRFGSMQMAYDAKFLRVPEVLWLGAFPFGLRQVRSSTTVSPSFDDKRKTEAMLLRCYLQNEAPPQWRLELQLMLERGVKFELEALSVHELNYLSEVYIPSKLQGGVHI; the protein is encoded by the exons ATGCATCCTTCTATATTTTCAG ATCAGTCAGTCGTAGACCGTGCAATCAATGACATATGCATCCTTCTGCATTGTAGTCGCCACAATTTGAATGTT GTGTCTGTAGGAAAGGG ATATTGTCAGTGTAGCTCAGTACATACTTGTTGTGGAGAAAGAATCAG GGGCGTGGCTATCCTGATATTCCCACAAGAAGGTAAAGAGTCCCCTTCAAACTTAAAATGGGA GTTTTTGGGGCTTCTTGTTGATACTCTGCATCTCCCTATCTATTGCTTGGTAGATTGTGATCCGTATGGTTTTGACATCCTCTCGATGTATCGGTTTGGTTCTATG CAAATGGCCTATGATGCAAAATTTCTACGCGTCCCCGAGGTACTCTGGCTTGGAGCCTTCCCTTTCGGACTCAGACAAGTACGGTCTTCCACAACAGTGTCTCCTTCCTTTGACG ACAAGAGGAAAACGGAGGCCATGCTACTTCGATGCTACTTACAGAATGAAGCGCCGCCACAGTGGAG ATTGGAGCTACAGTTGATGCTGGAAAGAGGAGTGAAGTTTGAGTTAGAAGCGTTGTCTGTGCACGAACTTAACTATTTGTCGGAGGTGTACATACCATCTAAACTTCAAGGTGGAGTCCACATCTAA
- the LOC103418968 gene encoding meiotic recombination protein SPO11-1 isoform X3, translating to MHPSIFSDQSVVDRAINDICILLHCSRHNLNVVSVGKGYCQCSSVHTCCGERIRGVAILIFPQEGKESPSNLKWEFLGLLVDTLHLPIYCLVDCDPYGFDILSMYRFGSMQMAYDAKFLRVPEVLWLGAFPFGLRQVRSSTTVSPSFDGRKTRGKRRPCYFDATYRMKRRHSGDWSYS from the exons ATGCATCCTTCTATATTTTCAG ATCAGTCAGTCGTAGACCGTGCAATCAATGACATATGCATCCTTCTGCATTGTAGTCGCCACAATTTGAATGTT GTGTCTGTAGGAAAGGG ATATTGTCAGTGTAGCTCAGTACATACTTGTTGTGGAGAAAGAATCAG GGGCGTGGCTATCCTGATATTCCCACAAGAAGGTAAAGAGTCCCCTTCAAACTTAAAATGGGA GTTTTTGGGGCTTCTTGTTGATACTCTGCATCTCCCTATCTATTGCTTGGTAGATTGTGATCCGTATGGTTTTGACATCCTCTCGATGTATCGGTTTGGTTCTATG CAAATGGCCTATGATGCAAAATTTCTACGCGTCCCCGAGGTACTCTGGCTTGGAGCCTTCCCTTTCGGACTCAGACAAGTACGGTCTTCCACAACAGTGTCTCCTTCCTTTGACGGTAGGAAG ACAAGAGGAAAACGGAGGCCATGCTACTTCGATGCTACTTACAGAATGAAGCGCCGCCACAGTGGAG ATTGGAGCTACAGTTGA
- the LOC103418968 gene encoding meiotic recombination protein SPO11-1 isoform X4 has product MLYCQCSSVHTCCGERIRGVAILIFPQEGKESPSNLKWEFLGLLVDTLHLPIYCLVDCDPYGFDILSMYRFGSMQMAYDAKFLRVPEVLWLGAFPFGLRQVRSSTTVSPSFDDKRKTEAMLLRCYLQNEAPPQWRLELQLMLERGVKFELEALSVHELNYLSEVYIPSKLQGGVHI; this is encoded by the exons ATGTT ATATTGTCAGTGTAGCTCAGTACATACTTGTTGTGGAGAAAGAATCAG GGGCGTGGCTATCCTGATATTCCCACAAGAAGGTAAAGAGTCCCCTTCAAACTTAAAATGGGA GTTTTTGGGGCTTCTTGTTGATACTCTGCATCTCCCTATCTATTGCTTGGTAGATTGTGATCCGTATGGTTTTGACATCCTCTCGATGTATCGGTTTGGTTCTATG CAAATGGCCTATGATGCAAAATTTCTACGCGTCCCCGAGGTACTCTGGCTTGGAGCCTTCCCTTTCGGACTCAGACAAGTACGGTCTTCCACAACAGTGTCTCCTTCCTTTGACG ACAAGAGGAAAACGGAGGCCATGCTACTTCGATGCTACTTACAGAATGAAGCGCCGCCACAGTGGAG ATTGGAGCTACAGTTGATGCTGGAAAGAGGAGTGAAGTTTGAGTTAGAAGCGTTGTCTGTGCACGAACTTAACTATTTGTCGGAGGTGTACATACCATCTAAACTTCAAGGTGGAGTCCACATCTAA
- the LOC114824199 gene encoding heavy metal-associated isoprenylated plant protein 33, translating to MDSSVAQMSCVLKVSINCEACRKKIYEVLQNIYGVYKINIDAEGGTVKVSGKVNPSTLLMVLEGSGKHAEVKSVTFDGEVKNDWGGGYDYFGEAGYGYGYNPYGVAPPPFYPYPPYGGYDYHWYDPGRLKMMPLPALPPPPLALPSSSPPVPQQSQPPLPLQLQSQSVPPQPPKTPAPPNQAPRPPPPAANAAQTIAKPAAKSDKKSKCCIM from the exons ATGGATTCTTCTGTTGCACAAATG AGTTGTGTTCTGAAAGTAAGCATCAATTGTGAAGCATGCAGGAAAAAGATCTACGAAGTCTTGCAGAATATTTATg GTGTGTATAAAATTAACATAGATGCAGAGGGAGGAACGGTAAAAGTTTCAGGGAAAGTAAATCCAAGTACACTTCTAATGGTGTTGGAAGGGTCAGGGAAACATGCAGAAGTAAAAAGTGTTACGTTCGACGGTGAGGTCAAGAACGATTGGGGTGGGGGATACGATTATTTTGGAGAGGCTGGATATGGTTATGGTTATAACCCTTATGGAGTGGCGCCACCGCCATTTTATCCCTATCCGCCGTATGGAGGGTATGACTACCACTGGTATGATCCCGGTCGTCTCAAAATGATGCCATTGCCAGCGCTGCCCCCACCACCATTGGCGTTACCTTCGTCATCGCCACCGGTACCACAGCAGTCTCAACCACCACTGCCACTACAATTACAATCACAATCAGTGCCACCACAACCACCAAAAACACCGGCACCACCAAATCAGGCGCCACGACCACCGCCACCGGCAGCCAATGCTGCACAGACAATAGCGAAACCAGCGGCCAAATCGGATAAGAAATCTAAGTGTTGTATCATGTAA
- the LOC103427693 gene encoding uncharacterized protein: protein MDDQNQQTLINYYYNSIDNQLLKKVAKFLLSASVFSFCFSRSSMLSFLHSFNFYFSTFPYQLFTHTIDKNFIFLICNLLFVFLAKHSGLTRSPAQSSYPSHEETSLKTREGGLEFGSPMLETEEPVSPKEDAKAGSMDSLENVAAEEEHESEPLINQVEKHAEKEVIEDYEEQKEQEPESMLLVSEEEEEEEEDGKLAEEDEDGTGRFGNSTEELNKKFEDFIRRMKEELRIEAQRQLIMV from the coding sequence ATGGATGATCAAAACCAACAAACCTTGATAAACTACTACTACAACTCCATAGATAATCAGCTTCTGAAAAAAGTTGCCAAGTTTTTGCTTTCAGCTTCTGTGTTTTCATTCTGCTTTTCCCGCTCATCCATGCTCTCATTCCTCCATTCCTTCAACTTCTACTTCTCAACATTCCCTTACCAACTTTTCACCCACACCATTGACAAGAACTTCATATTCCTCATATGCAACCTGCTCTTCGTTTTCCTTGCAAAACACTCTGGCTTAACCCGATCTCCGGCGCAGTCATCTTATCCTAGCCATGAAGAAACAAGCTTGAAGACTAGAGAAGGTGGTTTGGAATTCGGTTCGCCAATGTTAGAGACAGAAGAGCCAGTTTCGCCAAAGGAAGATGCAAAAGCGGGAAGTATGGACTCACTAGAAAATGTTGCTGCAGAAGAAGAACATGAAAGTGAGCCTTTGATCAACCAAGTAGAAAAACATGCAGAGAAGGAGGTtattgaagattatgaagaaCAAAAAGAACAAGAACCAGAAAGTATGTTGTTAGtttcagaagaagaagaagaggaagaagaagatggaaaaCTTGCCGAGGAAGATGAAGACGGAACAGGAAGGTTTGGTAATAGCACTGAAGAATTGAACAAGAAATTTGAAGACTTCATTAGAAGAATGAAGGAAGAATTAAGGATTGAAGCACAAAGACAATTAATTATGGTTTAA
- the LOC103407919 gene encoding mitochondrial import inner membrane translocase subunit TIM50, translating into MSSILLRSRSISRLLKANGRLLSSDVPSTPPKEPLIGTQSLISDPTSPPPPPPPPPSAPAPNASSSKSWNFLKYSLIGAITGATAAVGYVSYAYSLDEIDEKTKALRAAPSTNKVADDASALEKFKSRVYSSTITVPAKAVEAYIDARRTIEEQIRGYTEPYAEKLLPDLHPMEKHVFTLVLDLQETLLYSYWTREKGWQTIKRPGVDAFLEHLAQFYEIIVYSDYSNMYVDPVMERLDTKHCVRYRLGKAATRYQNGKHYRDLSKLNRDPKKIIYLSAHARENSLQPENGAVIKPYKNELDDTALVDFIPFLEFVARNPPADIRQVLASYEGRDIPAEFIRRSKEHQKRMQESKQQGRFWRR; encoded by the exons ATGTCCTCGATACTGCTTCGTTCCCGTTCAATCTCCCGGCTATTAAAGGCCAATGGACGCCTATTGAGCTCCGATGTGCCTTCAACGCCTCCCAAAGAACCACTTATCGGAACCCAATCCCTAATCTCCGATCCCACATCTCCACCTCCGCCTCCACCGCCACCACCAAGCGCTCCGGCTCCGAACGCTTCAAGTAGCAAATCCTGGAACTTCCTCAAGTACTCCCTCATTGGCGCGATCACTGGAGCCACTGCTGCTGTTGGTTATGTCTCGTATG CATACTCTTTGGATGAAATTGACGAAAAGACCAAGGCTCTCCGAGCAGCACCTTCAACTAACAAGGTGGCAGATGATGCGTCTGCTCTTGAA AAATTTAAAAGTCGGGTATACTCTTCTACAATTACAG TTCCTGCTAAAGCAGTTGAAGCTTACATTGATGCAAGGAGGACGATTGAAGAACAAATTCGa GGATATACTGAACCATATGCGGAGAAGCTTCTTCCAGATTTGCATCCCATGGAGAAACATGTTTTTACCCTTGTTCTGGATCTCCAGGAGACATTACTATACTCTTATTGGACG CGAGAAAAGGGCTGGCAGACTATCAAAAGACCTGGAGTTGATGCTTTTTTGGAACATCTTGCTCAGTTTTATGAAATCATCGTGTATTCAGACTATTCAAATATG TATGTAGATCCTGTAATGGAGAGACTGGACACCAAGCATTGTGTACGATATAGGCTGGGAAAGGCTGCCACTAGGTATCAGAATGGAAAACATTATAGG GACCTTTCAAAACTTAACAGAGATCCAAAAAAGATCATCTATCTGAGTGCACACGCACGAGAAAATAGTCTTCAGCCTGAAAATGGTGCCGTAATAAAGCCATATAAGAATGAGTTGGATGACACAGCTCTTGTGGATTTCATACCATTTCTTGAAT TTGTTGCCCGCAATCCTCCAGCAGATATTAGGCAAGTACTAGCATCGTATGAAGGGCGTGATATTCCTGCAGAGTTCATTAGGCGATCCAAAGAGCATCAAAA GCGAATGCAAGAATCGAAGCAGCAGGGTCGATTTTGGCGACGTTGA